One window of Podarcis raffonei isolate rPodRaf1 chromosome 15, rPodRaf1.pri, whole genome shotgun sequence genomic DNA carries:
- the CLMP gene encoding CXADR-like membrane protein: MSALSILFLASCSTWLSRAQIEFKKVAEANITLPCHHRLYRLGQTSLDIEWLLKNSDAEPKVVINYAGSNTYTYFNDEQKGRVSFASNNRTGDASLEISFLQPSDAGQYTCKVKNAGQYEWTHITLKVLEKPSKPKCWKEGEMIEGKEISLQCNTVSGTTPIMYRWERIEEDGKAGSLPPMAHINFSNPAQVLLKNLTWMATGLYQCTASNEVGQESCVVKVTVQYAQNFGIVAGAVCGAMGGPALVLLAVWLTIKKKEKKKYEEEETPNEIKEDAEAPKARLVKPGSSSSGSRSSHSGSSSTRSTANSASRSQQTLSTEATPHITPTQQNQVEIDGRETEPKKINHTNFMKTEATPTMMPAQSRVFQSV; the protein is encoded by the exons catcctgttccacTTGGCTGTCACGGGCTCAGATAGAATTTAAGAAAGTGGCCGAAGCAAATATTACTCTGCCCTGTCACCATCGACTGTACCGCCTGGGGCAAACAAGCCTAGACATAGAATGGCTGCTAAAGAATTCCGATGCTGAACCGAAAGTG GTGATAAATTATGCAGGAAGCAACACCTACACTTACTTTAATGATGAACAAAAGGGTCGTGTTTCATTTGCCTCCAACAACCGGACTGGAGATGCCTCTTTGGAGATTTCTTTCCTGCAGCCAAGTGACGCTGGCCAATACACATGCAAAGTTAAAAATGCCGGGCAGTATGAATGGACCCACATAACCCTGAAGGTTCTGG AAAAACCTTCTAAACCCAAATGCTGGAAAGAAGGAGAGATGAttgaaggaaaagaaatcagtttaCAGTGCAATACTGTCTCTGGCACTACACCCATAATGTACAGATGGGAGCGTATAGAAGAGGATGGAAAAGCTGGGTCCCTGCCACCCATGGCACATATCA ATTTTTCCAATCCTGCACAAGTTCTGCTGAAGAACCTCACATGGATGGCAACAGGGTTATACCAGTGTACTGCCTCTAATGAAGTAGGGCAGGAAAGTTGTGTTGTAAAAGTGACTGTGCAGT ATGCACAAAATTTTGGCATAGTTGCTGGAGCAGTGTGTGGAGCAATGGGGGGCCCTGCCCTGGTTCTCTTGGCGGTGTGGCTGACAatcaagaaaaaagagaagaagaaatatgaagaagaagagaccCCAAATGAAATCAA AGAAGACGCAGAGGCACCAAAAGCCCGATTAGTCAAGCCTGGCTCTTCCTCTTCTGGCTCCAGAAGTTCACATTCTGGATCCTCCTCAACAAGATCAACAGCAAACAGTGCCTCCCGAAGCCAGCAGACATTATCAACAGAGGCCACTCCTCATATTACTCCAACGCAACAGAACCAGGTTGAGATAGATGGCAGGGAAACTGAGCCAAAGAAAATAAACCACACCAACTTTATGAAAACAGAAGCCACACCAACCATGATGCCTGCTCAGAGTCGGGTTTTCCAGTCAGTTTGA